GCTATTATTACCATTTTTTATGGTGGACGAGTGATGTCCTGCATTTGTGCCCGTACTGGTTTGCAATCGCAGACGATAGCGATCGCATCGAGGCGCTTTACATCCTGGCTCTAAGGCGTTATGGGGATCTCTCCGAGCGCGATGCACAGCGGTATGCGGCTTTGGGAAGGGCGTTATCCGAGCGCTATTGGCCTGCGCCGGCGTCTTTACCCAGCGAACCTTTCCCCGAATCAACCATACCAGGTACGGCCATCGCATGAGTGCAGGATTTGGTAGTCCGCGTTTCACAAAGGGGCTGCACAGATGATTTTCCTCAAACGTGTCAATCCCAAAGTTATACATCAGCCAACTCGAATCCCCTCCGAGAGGAATGCTGCTGCCGGATATCAAGCGTTCTCCGGTCTACATGAGCCGAAGGTTGAATCGCCCGGCCGCCAGGATGGATGCATCTGCGGAGGCGGCTGCCCACGCTGCGTCGGCGTGCAGGCCAAGCTGAAGGTCAATCCACCCGGCGACCGCTACGAGCAAGAGGCCGACAGCGTGGCCGATCAACTCATGCGCATGCCGGCTCCGGCAGTTCAACGAGCCCCAACTTGAAGCGGCGCATACACTTCGGCGTGTCCGGATGAAGAGGAACTGATCCAAACCAAAAGCCTGGCGGAAGGAATCACGCCGGTCGTACAGCGCCAGGAATTCGGTGAAGGGGATAAACCGGATGATCTCGTGCAGGCCAAGCAGCTCAAGACGGATATATCCGCAGTGAGCGCAGGTCTGGAAGGTCGTATTCTTGGTTTGAAGAGCAGCGGCGCTCCACTGGCGGGCAGTGAGCGGGAATACTTTGAGCCTCGATTGGGGTTGGATCTGGAGTCGATCAGGGTGCATACCGATTCATCGGCTCAAGAAATGGCCGGAGATTTGCAAGCTCGTGCTTTTACGCACGGCACGGACATCGTTTTTAACGCTGGGGAATACTTACCGGGAACGGAAGGGGGAAGACGATTGCTGGCGCACGAATTGATTCACGTGGCGCAGCAGACGGGAGGTCCATCCTCGATTATAAAAAACCGCTCGTTGCCGCAGATCGCCCGCACGCCGTTAGTTTTACCGCGCCTTCATGACGAGTTGTTTTGGGCCGATCCACTTAGCCAGACGAGTGGGGAGATCGGCTTCGGGGCGACTCGAGGGCCGCGCATGGGAACACCGTCCGAAGATTCTAATTTGCCAATTACGGCGTATGTTTTCCCGCGCAACACGACGGGAAGACCGCAATCGACAACGACGTCGAGTGGCGGATCGTCGGGATCTGCCGCTGCGGCTCCAGCGGCAGCGCCTGCTTCGGCGCCGAGCCCCGGAGCGCCGCCTGCCTCGCCGAGGCAGGTCGTAGGGCCCGCAAATCGATCGCGTTGGGCGCTCACTCCGAGTGGTGCGTCGGCGCCGGCACGGCGAGCGTTGATCGTTGGGGGTATTCACGGCAACGAACGCGGCCCGTTGGATATCGGCCGGCAATTGCAGACAGAATTGAATAACGGTACGAATCCCCTGGCCCGGGATTTCGATGTGATTTTCATTCCGATCATGAATCCGGGCGGAGTGGCCGATCGCACGAGAGGCAACCGCCGCGGTGTCGATCTCAACAGGAACTTCCCGGGATTGCGCGGCTTTCCGGCGCCAAGAAGAGGAGCCAGTGTCCCCCCACGCCAACCCGAAGTCCAGGCCGTGATGAACGTCGTTAACACCCTGGGTCCGGCCAGGATTTTGGCCCTGCATGCCATTGGCACAACTCGTTCAGCGGGTGTTTACGCCGATCCTGTCGAAGGTGATGTCGCTCGTGAATTGGCCTGCCGCATGGCATTACGCATGCGCGGCACGCCTTTGTCGTCGGGTGTCCGACCTGGCGACGTTAACGTGAGGGGCAACGAGCTGGCGAACGATGTGTGTAACACGCGTTATCCCTCCACGGCGCAGGTTTCGGTGACTACACAACAGAGCAGCCTGGGAGCATGGGCTTCGGCGCCCAGGAGCATCGGCGGCGGAGGCAGCATTCCCACCATCACGCACGAAGTCGGCGGGAAAAGCCCCCTGGCGGCCACCGGCCGAGGGAGAAGCGTTGCGACGATCATGCCGGGCATTCGGGATTTCTTGCTCGACAACGAACACTCTCCGTCGGAAGCAGATGCGCTGCTGCGCCGAGCGGTGACGGATGCTTTCTTGGTCGGCCGAGGCAGGACCGCTGCCGAAACCCACATGCTTCGTGCGATACAGCGCATTGTGCGCAGCCGCTTCCAGGACATGAATGCCTATTACAGGTCGGTCTGGCGGCCGAGCCAACCCCCAGGCGTGAAGCGCAGGCTGCCGCAACGGCTGCGCGTCGTCAGCCAAGCCCGTGGCTTTCAGCAACAGTCTCGGATTGCGCGCCGCGCATTGGCGCATCAGGCGCTCTTTCGTTCGACCAGCACGGATCGGGAAATCACCCAGGCCATTCTCAACGTCATGCAGACGATTTCGCTGCCGGGCTTTTCCCGACATCATTGGGGTACAGAAATCGATGTGGTCTCGGCTACACGCTCAGACTGGGTCGGTTCCGGCAGATTC
This DNA window, taken from Anaerolineales bacterium, encodes the following:
- a CDS encoding DUF2817 domain-containing protein → MDLESIRVHTDSSAQEMAGDLQARAFTHGTDIVFNAGEYLPGTEGGRRLLAHELIHVAQQTGGPSSIIKNRSLPQIARTPLVLPRLHDELFWADPLSQTSGEIGFGATRGPRMGTPSEDSNLPITAYVFPRNTTGRPQSTTTSSGGSSGSAAAAPAAAPASAPSPGAPPASPRQVVGPANRSRWALTPSGASAPARRALIVGGIHGNERGPLDIGRQLQTELNNGTNPLARDFDVIFIPIMNPGGVADRTRGNRRGVDLNRNFPGLRGFPAPRRGASVPPRQPEVQAVMNVVNTLGPARILALHAIGTTRSAGVYADPVEGDVARELACRMALRMRGTPLSSGVRPGDVNVRGNELANDVCNTRYPSTAQVSVTTQQSSLGAWASAPRSIGGGGSIPTITHEVGGKSPLAATGRGRSVATIMPGIRDFLLDNEHSPSEADALLRRAVTDAFLVGRGRTAAETHMLRAIQRIVRSRFQDMNAYYRSVWRPSQPPGVKRRLPQRLRVVSQARGFQQQSRIARRALAHQALFRSTSTDREITQAILNVMQTISLPGFSRHHWGTEIDVVSATRSDWVGSGRFVPLIPFFRDEAQRFGFFHPYSSHRPSSTLPHYQDEPWHLSYWVIADVLQQEWAARFTGHVLNNLIAQTARAVHGSIDVARIERILRTMGLQHFQTNVAPSP